In the Leishmania donovani BPK282A1 complete genome, chromosome 31 genome, one interval contains:
- a CDS encoding ras-like small GTPases, putative: MSSIGQHVNIGDADDYTYTEDPAGQRVKVPVSKEYVFKVVILGDYSVGKTSLIKRLLSIPASCASPRRHEDCSDMDDSVGDSDADDLLATVTPTVGTDFYSLTLPDVVPGASVRLQIWDTAGLEKYAASYESTLRNASFVICVFDVTNPSSLHSVVDRHLSIVADHMPHLDQSDIMVVANKIDIIADVSTNSEALRSARKRARLPENAFVIAIDEDASVDTNDSSPDVFTSAEGASDNAIVTARKVQEEVFDIFTDVHYAEVSAKTKQHLREMLHAVCYALLRNSVGDNPNIRVPDGAPPSEVFAHTVLPPHSGAKCSTGASAGTFSVPQLDPATKTPPAAVPRDSPTTGSLQPPPRTTPAPPAASWRSNEATSFDLAPTHFSSKAVFSPAEGSEGAIGKSGGDDSAPRHVGSAGDSPVDGSSTRLPTPRGDLAKAVDAGGVHLDLTAGSTEPRTGPDPKEDPKARKEREQAEMKAVLSRAGGRKGNPNGGGADTDSLAAWLQSDADRMENDVALGLKKAGDAPSAARPAPVSSILGSHGVQDHCKGNQGTRGRDSDDDDDGARMQVQLKERFAQIEHDIRQNAAAANQRAKKAKKKTKAKGKCNCCVL; encoded by the coding sequence ATGAGTTCGATTGGCCAGCATGTTAATATCGGTGACGCGGATGACTACACCTACACTGAAGACCCGGCCGGTCAGCGGGTTAAAGTGCCAGTCTCAAAGGAGTACGTATTCAAGGTGGTCATACTCGGTGACTACAGCGTAGGGAAAACGTCGCTCATCAAGCGGTTGCTTTCTATTCCGGCTTCCTGTGCATCTCCACGACGCCATGAAGATTGCTCTGACATGGACGACAGCGTCGGCGACAGTGATGCCGATGACCTGctggcgacggtgacgccAACCGTGGGCACCGATTTTTACTCACTCACCCTACCCGATGTCGTCCCCGGTGCGTCCGTGCGACTTCAAATATGGGACACGGCTGGATTGGAGAAGTATGCGGCGAGCTACGAAAGCACGTTGAGAAACGCGTCCTTTGTCATCTGCGTCTTCGATGTGACGAACCCCAGCAGCTTGCACAGTGTGGTGGACCGCCATCTCTCCATCGTGGCGGATCACATGCCTCACCTCGACCAGAGCGACATAATGGTGGTGGCGAACAAAATAGATATCATCGCCGATGTGTCGACGAACAGCGAAGCGCTCCGCAGTGCGCGAAAACGGGCCCGGCTTCCGGAAAACGCGTTTGTAATCGCCATAGATGAAGACGCTTCTGTGGACACGAACGACAGCAGCCCTGACGTCTTCACAAGCGCTGAGGGTGCTAGCGACAACGCTATCGTGACTGCACGGAaggtgcaggaggaggtgttTGATATCTTCACCGACGTCCACTACGCCGAGGTGAGCGCCAAGACGAAGCAGCATCTTCGGGAAATGTTACATGCCGTCTGctacgcgctgctgcgaaaCAGCGTCGGTGACAACCCGAACATCCGGGTTCCCGATGGAGCACCGCCGAGTGAGGTGTTCGCGCACACAGTATTGCCACCGCACTCCGGTGCGAAATGTTCGACAGGTGCCAGTGCAGGCACCTTCTCGGTTCCTCAGCTTGACCCGGCCACCAAGACGCCTcctgcggcagtgccgcgaGACTCGCCAACCACGGGCAGCTTGCAGCCACCACCGAGAACAACTCCCGCGCCCCCTGCCGCCAGCTGGCGTTCTAATGAGGCCACTTCGTTTGACTTGGCGCCGACACACTTCAGTTCGAAGGCGGTTTTCTCTCCGGCGGAAGGATCCGAAGGTGCCATTGGCAAATCGGGAGGTGATGACTCTGCCCCGCGGCATGTAGGCTCCGCTGGCGACAGCCCCGTTGATGGGTCCTCCACACGGCTGCCGACGCCACGAGGGGATCTTGCAAAAGCAGTAGATGCTGGCGGAGTGCACCTTGACCTGACGGCTGGCTCGACGGAGCCGCGGACTGGGCCAGATCCGAAAGAGGATCCCAAGGCGCGAAAGGAGCGAGAGCAGGCAGAGATGAAGGCTGTGCTGAGCCGTGCAGGCGGGAGGAAAGGGAACCCcaatggcggcggtgccgacaCAGATAGCTTGGCGGCATGGTTGCAGAGTGATGCAGATAGAATGGAAAATGACGTCGCTCTCGGGCTGAAGAAGGCCGGTGATGCGCCGTCTGCCGCTCGCCCAGCGCCTGTCTCCTCTATTCTGGGCTCGCACGGAGTTCAGGATCATTGTAAAGGTAATCAGGGCACCCGAGGCCGTGACTCtgacgatgatgacgacggtgcgcgcatgcaggTGCAGCTAAAGGAGCGATTTGCTCAGATAGAACACGACATACGCCAgaacgccgctgcagcaaaTCAGCGCGCCAAGAAGGCCAAGAAGAAGACTAAAGCGAAGGGAAAGTGCAACTGCTGCGTACTGTGA
- a CDS encoding amino acid permease 3, translating to MSKPSESIPAQAEGEVLSDSLIDGNPGNAVDKHPSGEQGNHLHKNGSL from the coding sequence atgagCAAGCCCAGCGAGTCTATTCCAGCACAGGCGGAGGGCGAGGTCCTGAGCGACTCGCTTATAGACGGGAACCccggcaacgccgtcgatAAACACCCGAGCGGCGAGCAGGGCAACCATCTCCACAAAAACGGAAGCCTG